The Helicobacter fennelliae nucleotide sequence GACAAGAATGGGGCTTACTTGTGCGGACTGCCACTCACCAACTGATATGAGTTTGCGCATTACGCGTCCAGCATTAGTCAATGCACTTGTATCGCGAGGCTATGAAGTAGATAAAGATCATGGGATCAAAGCCTCACGACAAGAGATGAGGACTTTTGTCTGCTCTCAATGCCATGTGGAATATTACTTTAAACCAACAGGCACAAAAGTCAAAGTCATGGGCGAGAGTATCGCTAATAATCCAAATGCAAAATGGCTTGATGGCACACAAAAAACTTATGAGCAGATTGATTATTGGCGAGGTGATAATAAACCAACTCAAATTGAAGTCGCAGGGCTTAACCTTACGTTTCCTTGGAGTGAATGGAAAAAAGGCGAGCCATTTAAAATAGAAATGCTTGATGAATATTATGAAAAAGTCAAAGATATTTTTCCTTCTGATTGGATACATAAAGATACAAAAGCACCGATGATTAAAATCCAGCATCCAGAAACAGAGCTTGCAAGTGGCGGAATCCACGCTCAAAATAATGTAAGCTGTGCAGATTGCCATATGCCTTATACAAGAAAGGGTGCAAATAAGCTTAGCGAGCACAACATAGGCTCACCACTCAAAAACATCAATGCTTCGTGCAAATCCTGCCATAGCCAAAGTGAGGAATATCTCAAGACGCAAGTCTCAAATATCCAAAATTCTATCGCTTCAATGCAAAGAAGTGCGGAATACGCGATTGTAAGCCTTATTTTTGACATCAAAAAAGTGCGCGAAGAAATGGGTAAAATGCCAAAATACCAAACAGACGGCAAGGCTGATGATGCAAAAATATCTAAAACTTTAGAAAAAGTGCTTGATTTACACAGAAAATCTCAAATGAGAGCGGATTTTGTCAATGCTGAAAACTCCACAGGATTCCACAATCCGCTTGAGGCTTCAAGGATTATGGGGCAGTCTATCGCTATGGCAAAAGAAGGACAGACTCTTTTGGTCGCACTTGCTGCAAAAGATGGTATCACAATCACGCCTTCAAATTTGGGATTCAAAGATATACAAAAATTTGCACCGGGTGAGTTGCGTTATCCAGTCGATATGGACGGACATAAAAAAGGCGATGCGTATTATGAAGATGAGCCAGAAGTAAATAAGGCTCCAGATAAAAAGCTCTTAGAGCTTGATAGCAACCTCTCTCCTTATAACTACTCAAAAGTAGATTCTCCTGTATCAGCGCACTAGAGCGATACAGAATCTCACACAAAATCCTACAAGCCAATCTTTGATTGGTTTGTGCTTCTATTATGCTAAAGTGTGGCAAAGACAAATATAAAAATCATTTAAGAAGGCATTAGAAAACATTAGAAAATATGAGAGTTTAGAAGATTTTTTGCTTTGGTAAAAAGCGAAGCCCGATACTCACAAAACCCATTTTTCCGCTAAAGGCATTGCCATAAGTAGAATCTATTTGCACAATGTCTTGCACCAGCCAAGTGCGTAGCCCAACTTGATACAAAAGCGGCTCAAATCGCGTATAGTAAGTCTCTGCGACAAGATATGTTTTTCTTTTGTAAAGCGCGATTTCAGCACCTATACCTGCTGTATATATGGAGTTTTTGAGCTCTGAGAGATTGTAGCCGACATTGAGGTGTGTTACAAGCCTTGCATCAAAAAATTCAACGCTTGCAGGGAGATAAAAATATATATCATCGCTTTTGCTTGTGGCGGAGAATTTGTAGAGATTGCCTACTGATATGCCTATGCCCCAGCCTTTTTCATCGGTATTGACAAAAAGCTTTTTGAGTTGAAATTGCGCAGAATGCGTTTGAATGCCAATCATTGCGCCGAGTGTGAGTTCTGTATTCCATAAGAAATTGCACGCAGGCAATGCCCAGAATTCTGATTGTTCATTGACTTTGATATAGCTCTCAAGCTGACAATGATGTCTATCAACAACTCTTGCATCATCTGTGAGAAATGGTCTTGCTGCATATACATAAGTTATACTAAGCAAAGAGCCAAGCAAATAGATTTTTGATATATGCAAAATTTTCATTTTGTCCTCCTTTTTATTTTCCTTTTTATCGTGTTTGGCTTGTTTTGTTGCCTTATTTGCTTATTTGGCGGGCTAATTGTAGCACCTTTGAGAATGTATCGCGCCAAAGACTTAGAGTAAGATTCTCATAAAGGTGTATATTTTAAACATTATTTGTATTTAGTATATTTTGTGTGTCATTATATGTGCCTTTGATTGCAGGTATCCTCTTAAGAATCTAATTAATACAATATTGTTAATTTTGCTATATAATACTCCACACCATTTTAGGAGGTCAATTATGGGACTATATGATAGAAATTACACAGCACAAGATAGAAACATCGGTGCAGTTGGAGCATTTGCTGATGAGAATGCGCTTGTTTCATTTGTAAAAACCACTTATAAATTTTTGGCAGCAAGCTTACTATTTGCGACAATCGGTGCTCTTGTAGGGTTTATGTATTTTGATGTGGTAACTCAGCCGGGCGTGCGTATCGGACTTTTTATCGCAGAAATCGCAACGTTATTGGGGCTTATGTTTTTGCGCTCTTCACCCGGGCTTAATGTAGCACTTTTGTTTATTTTTACGACTCTTACAGGCGTAGTGCTTGTGCCTTTGCTTGGGCTTGTGATAGCCAAAGACGGCGTAAGCGTGGTATGGCAAGCATTTGGAATGACTACGATTATTTTTGGTGTGATGAGTTTGTTTGCACTCAAGACAAAAGCTGATCTTAGCCAATATGGCAAAATGCTTTTTATCGCGCTCATCGTGATTCTTGTTTGCTCGATTATTAATATATTTTTGGGAAGCACACTTTTCCATACGCTTATCGCTGCGGGAATTGTAGTTTTGTTTAGTATTTATATCGCTTATGATACACAAAATATCGTTCGAGGACTTTATGAAAGCCCAGTGATTGCTGCTATAAGCTTGTATCTTGATATATACAATATCTTTACAGCACTTCTTTCTTTGCTATCAAGCGATGATTGATTTATCACCACATCACTAAATATCACTACAAACTTACACAATCGTGAGAATCTAAATTCTCACGATAACTCTTTGGATTCTTTTGGTTTTAATATTATTTTGAGTTAATCCCTGCTAAAGTTGTGCTTTAAAATAAATCACCAGTAAGGCAAAACTATGGATTTTGAAAGTATTATTCAACACCTTTATGCAGACAATCTTACAAAAACCACTATCGAGCAAGGCAAAAAATTTGAAAAGCTTATAAAAAAGATTCTGCAAATCTGCCCGCAATTTAGTAGCGAATACAAAGATGTGTATTTATGGAGTGAGTTTAGCGATAGATTTGGTATTAGAGCCAAAGATATGGGTATAGACATCATGATAGAGACTTACGATAGTAAATGGATAAGTGTGCAGTGCAAATGCTATGATCCGACGCACAAGTTAGCCACAAAAGATCTTAAAAACTTTCTAGGTATCAATACAATTTATAAAAATAGTGAATTCAATGGTAGTCAAGAGGTTTTTTGTGAGATAAGCCAAAAGCTTATATTCCATACTTGCAAGCAGATAAGCACAG carries:
- a CDS encoding ammonia-forming cytochrome c nitrite reductase subunit c552, whose protein sequence is MNKKYLWGLIIVAILVGFVAAYIGADVAEKKGEQVALNTFSTQGLSDDDPRFDVWGKNFPHHLDMYLSGAKEPLEATDFGGNLSYNKLDRFPQLVIMWAGYAFAKDFNEERNHFFIQSDQMKTGRNNKDLLNASGLKAFGGQPTACMNCHSGWTPWLINNVANGDFTTFNSTKYWTMIKNVPLKDNQAPDSPEHTGLHGGTRMGLTCADCHSPTDMSLRITRPALVNALVSRGYEVDKDHGIKASRQEMRTFVCSQCHVEYYFKPTGTKVKVMGESIANNPNAKWLDGTQKTYEQIDYWRGDNKPTQIEVAGLNLTFPWSEWKKGEPFKIEMLDEYYEKVKDIFPSDWIHKDTKAPMIKIQHPETELASGGIHAQNNVSCADCHMPYTRKGANKLSEHNIGSPLKNINASCKSCHSQSEEYLKTQVSNIQNSIASMQRSAEYAIVSLIFDIKKVREEMGKMPKYQTDGKADDAKISKTLEKVLDLHRKSQMRADFVNAENSTGFHNPLEASRIMGQSIAMAKEGQTLLVALAAKDGITITPSNLGFKDIQKFAPGELRYPVDMDGHKKGDAYYEDEPEVNKAPDKKLLELDSNLSPYNYSKVDSPVSAH
- a CDS encoding Bax inhibitor-1/YccA family protein gives rise to the protein MGLYDRNYTAQDRNIGAVGAFADENALVSFVKTTYKFLAASLLFATIGALVGFMYFDVVTQPGVRIGLFIAEIATLLGLMFLRSSPGLNVALLFIFTTLTGVVLVPLLGLVIAKDGVSVVWQAFGMTTIIFGVMSLFALKTKADLSQYGKMLFIALIVILVCSIINIFLGSTLFHTLIAAGIVVLFSIYIAYDTQNIVRGLYESPVIAAISLYLDIYNIFTALLSLLSSDD